The genomic region tttctattccTTCTTGTgcattcctttttttattattttttttttcgtttttcacATATTCATGTATGTACCCCCTTTAACTATGCTTGTAACATATTCgtctctttttatttttttttatttttttgtcaaTTTAACTTTAACCATATGATAACTTTTTAAGTTGTGTTTTTGAATTTCtgaaagcaaaaaaaatgtgcggataaaaagtaaaacttTCATAAAACGAGTTAGTCGATCATGAGCTCATGGACTTTGACTTAAGGCATGCAGAATCTACTGCATCCATGACTGTAGGGAGAaggcgaaaaaaaaaaaaaaaaaaaaaaaaaattatataaatatatatatatagctaGAGAGAGGTGGTTAGATATATACAGTACAATGCACTATATTACAAGAACATGTGTACGTATGAGCAGAAGGTATGTGTATGCACGCGTTTGTTTACTTCCATATTTGAAGCCGTTTTTTTCGAGAACAAATAATCCCATAGCAGTAATACCACCAGGGGAACAAATGTTGTCCTTTAACTGTTGAACGGGTTGATCTGACGACTCTACCATTTTAACAGAGCCAAGTATAGTTTGCAAAGTTAATTTCTTTGCTAAATCCCTTGTTAAGCCATTTTTAACGCCTGCATCAATTAAACtttctataaataaataaacataagcAGGTCCACAACCTGATATAGCTGTTCCTATGTTCATAtccttttcctttatttcatGTATAACCCCACATGCActaaaaatatcatttactctttttttgtCTACAGCattcacatttttatttacacaataaataaatgcacCCTCTCCAACTAAACAAGGGGTGTTGGGCATAACCCACACGATCTTGGCATCTTCTCCAGTCATCTACACATAGATATACATACCCACATAAATGtatttgcatatatgtatatataaatatatatatgtacatatatatatgtatatatacgcataaaAGCATATGCGTATGTACAATATGCACTACACGATGAAGGATACTTAAACGAATGtctgaaatatatatatgcttgtgttttctttttgtatGTTTTCTATACCTGTTctaatttttcaatattcaGTCCACCACATATGGAAATTAACAAC from Plasmodium malariae genome assembly, chromosome: 11 harbors:
- the PmUG01_11028100 gene encoding pyrroline carboxylate reductase, putative, whose product is MEKIKLGFMGFGQMGSALANGIANSNIIKRENIYYHALSKKNTTLKYLSSNEEVARECDIIICAVKPDLANSVLNDIKPYLTSKLLISICGGLNIEKLEQMTGEDAKIVWVMPNTPCLVGEGAFIYCVNKNVNAVDKKRVNDIFSACGVIHEIKEKDMNIGTAISGCGPAYVYLFIESLIDAGVKNGLTRDLAKKLTLQTILGSVKMVESSDQPVQQLKDNICSPGGITAMGLFVLEKNGFKYGIMDAVDSACLKSKSMSS